From [Flavobacterium] thermophilum:
GAATACCCGACAAACACGCCGTACAAAATGTACAAGCAGAGCGTTGTAATGACCGTATTCGTCTCTAAATCCGCAACCGGCTTCACGTTCGGAAACAGCGGATTGAGCAAATAAAACACCACTACCCAAAGCGCAGCGCCATACAACATTCCCGCCCACATGCCGCGGATGTTCCTTAGCAGTGCATAGTAAAGAAGCGCCGCCGCAATGGAAATGATGCCGATCAACACAATAGCCGCATAATTGCCGGCTTTGCCGTATTTCCAGTCGCCGGCGACCCACAGGATGAGAATCATGTTCGGACTGATTTCGCTGAAGTTGAAAAAGTAAGCCAAATAGCCCATCAAGCTCCAAAACACCCCGCCGACAAATCCGGTGATAACCGTTTTTTGCATGAGCGTCATCGGCCGCTCCGTTTTTTCTTGCTCCAGTTTTCCTTTCTGTTCCGCCATCATGCTGCACCTCCTTGTCTGTTAGTATGACCTGCAATTTGCCGCCCCATGAATCAAGCAAAAAAATGACCGCCTCTGTGTAAATAATGGATTTTTTGGAAATCATAACAGTAACATCAACCTAGAGGTTTCCGGACGTTTCTTGTAGAATAAAATAATAAACATAAAAAAATAGGTTGGTGTTTGCCCGATGAAACAAGAGAAACCGTTATACGGCGGCCAGGCGGTTGTCGAAGGGGTCATGTTTGCCGGCAAAACGCATTCTGTCACCGCCATTCGCCGCACCGATGGAACGATCGAGTACTTTTCCGCACTGCGCCGCGCCAATCCGACGCTGGCCGCCTTCAAAAAAATCCCGTTTGTCCGCGGCATCGTCGCCATTATTGAAGCGAGCGCAACCGGGGCCAAACATTTGCAGTTTGCAAGCGAACGGTATGACGTCGCCCCAGGGGAAGAACAGACGGAGGCCGAAAGCAGTTCCAACCTGACGCTGATTCTCGGCGCCGCCGCGATCGGCGTGCTCTCGTTTTTGTTCGCCAAAACGGTGTTCACGCTCATCCCAGCGTTGCTCGCCGCCGCTTTCAAGCCGCTCATCCCGGGAAAAACGGGGCAAATTTTGCTTGAAGGGGCTTTTAAGCTCGCCTTATTGCTCGGCTACATTTACTTTATTTCCTTGACGCCGCTTGTAAAACGCGTCTTTCAATACCACGGGGCGGAACATAAAGTGATCAACGCCTATGAAGCGGGCTGGCCGCTCACTGTCGAACATGTCCAACGCGCCTCGCGCCTTCACTACCGGTGCGGCAGCAGCTTCATTTTATTTACCGTCATCGTCGGCTTGTTTCTGTATTTGTTCGTGCCGACCGATCCGCTTTGGCTGCGGATTGTGAACCGGCTCGCCTTAATTCCGGTCGTGCTCGGCGTTTCGTTTGAGGTGCTGCAGTTTACAAATAAATGGAGGGACATTCCGTTGCTGCGCTGGCTGGGCTATCCCGGTCTATGGCTGCAGCGGCTGACGACAAAAGAGCCGGACGACGACCAAGTGGAAGTGGCCATCGCTTCGTTCCAGCAGCTTCTTCGTTTAGAGGCGGAAGCGGAAGCGAAAAAAGCGGTGCAGTAATCGTAAAGGGGGTGGATTCATTGCGGCGCAGGGCTGTTCACCCGCTCGCCGGACTTATGATTTTGCTTGGGACGCTTGGCATTGTGTATACCCTTTTTGCCCATCCGACGGTGCTGTTTCGCCAGCTGTTGTTTGTTGCGCTGTTTGCAGCCGCGATTTATCTCTTTTACCGTTTCGTCTACCAACGCCGCACTAGCAAAGAACGATTGTCGTATCTAAAAGCGGTGCGGCAGTCGAAAAAGCTTCATCCCCGCTCCGCGCGCAAGCAGCCGAAGCCGGCGAAACTAAAACGGCCGTTGAAAAAGCGAACGGCGACTCCGCATTTGACCGTCATCGAGGGCAAAAAAGGCAAAAAAAAGAATCGGGCTTCCTTTTAGCTTGATTCTTTTTTGTTTTGGGCGCTCAAAACGCCCACCGCCGCAAAAACTGCCGCGCCCGCTCGCGCCCATAGTCAATGAGACGCCGGCGCGCTTCCAGGTCGATGGAAAACTCGGTCGCAAGAACGTTTTCCACCGGCAAAAAGATGATGTTTTTTTCATGGCGGCGCGAAATATAGCGGGCGTCATGCGCCTCTTTCATCGCCGCAAACAACGCTTCGTACAAATCAAGCGCGTTGGCAATGCGCCGTTTCGGCCGTTGGCCGGGCTTGGCGCTCAATTGAACGCCGAGCACCGGCCGTTTTTTCGTTTCTTTTTCTTCATCAAAGAGAAACAGCGGAAAGTTGCTGAGCACCCCGCCGTCAACGATGAGGGAGGTGCCGTCCCGTCCGTGAAGGCGGACCGGCTCGAAAAAGTACGGAATGCTCGTGCTCATCCGCACCGCCTTGGCGATCGAAAACGAGCCGGGGTCAATGCCGTATATCGCCAAATCATCCGGCAGCACGACGATGCGCCCGTTCGTCACATCGGAGGCAACGATATACAAACTGTCGGCTGGTACATCCCGAAACGTACGCACTCCGCGGGCAGCGAGCGCCGATTCGATCCACTGTTCAAACACGTTTCCCTTATAAACTCCTAAATGCCAATATAGGCGCACCCACTTCCAAACAGAAAACGGAACCCACGACGCCCGTTCATCCAAAAACTGCTCCAGCCTAAGCTCCTCGAACAACTGCGTCATCTCACGGGCGGTGTATCCAGCCGCCAGCAGCGCAGCAAGCAGCGCCCCGGCGCTCGTCCCGGCAAGCCGCTTCCAGCGCAGCCCTTTTTCTTCAATGGCCTCATACGCCCCCAGCAACGCAAACCCTTTCACTCCGCCGCCGGAAAAGACGAGATCAATGTTCATCGCCGCCTCCCCTTTCTCGCTGTTTATATATATGTAAGAGAAAGAAAAGGCGTTTAGTACGAAAAACAAAAAAGAGCAAGCAGTCGCTTACTCCCCTTGCTCATTGCGCTTTTGCACGTCGCGCAGCGCCTCAAGACGGCGTTCGTCCTCTTGAAAATATTGCACCAAATCGCCAATCCGGTCGATGGCGTTCCAACTCAAATGGTGTTCAATCCCTTCCACATCGCGGTAAATGTTTTCTTCGTTGACGCCAATGAGGCGAAGAAACTGCTCAAGCAGCTCATGGCGGTACACAAGCCGTTGGCCGATTTTTTTTCCTTTCGGCGTCAAGACAAGGCCGCGGTACTTTTCATACACCAAATATTCATCTTTATCGAGCTTTTGCACCATTTTCGTCACTGAAGAAGGGTGAACGGACAACGCTTCCGCGATGTCCGAAACGCGGGCATAGCCTTTTTCTTCAATCAACATGTAAATTTGCTCAATATAATCTTCCATGCTTGGTGTCGGCAACGTTTGTCCCCTCCTGCAACGTTTGCCTGCCGCCAGCAAATCCCCCGGCCTATACCGTCACTCCGATGCGTCGGCCCTTTTGGCAGACAAAAATAGCAATCATTTCTATTGTACCATAAAAGGGGCATTACGTAAAATACTGCACCTCAGCCGCCGGGAAAAAGCGGGCAATGTACGAACGCATCGTTTCCTCCAGCTCCTGCGCCTCCTCGTCACGATACACGTATTTGCCGATGCCGTACCGCCCCCACTTATAGTTGTCCATATTTTGATGTTAGTATGGTTCAAGGTTGGAGGGAAATCGCATGCTTCTTTTGCTTGGCACCATTTTTCATGGAAAGTTCATTGCCCCTCATTTGATATGTTCATCTCCCAGCGAAACCAACGACCATGTCCATCGGTTTCAGCCACAATTTGCTGGTATTCTCAACCCATGTGAAATTCAACTTGATCCTCTCCCCTCTTCTTCAACTTTTTCACAAACTTCTTCATACTCTTCATGTCACTGGATCCCACCAACTAGAAAATCGATCCTTTCGATCACTATATTCGTTTCAACAAATGGATCTCCTTTCAAAACATTCGTACTCCTTTGCGATTTGCCATGACAGCTCATAAACGCAATGATACAATAAAACTAAGCTGAAAGGGGGGATGCAGAATGTCTCACGAGCTTGTCGAATTGCTTCGCTCAGTGCTGAAAGAGGAGTTGCAGCCGATTCATGAACGCCTCGACCGACTAGAAGCCGGACAACAGCGCCTCGAAGAACGGCAACAGCGCCTCGAAGAACGGCAACATCGCCTCGAAGAACGGCAACAACGCCTCGAAGAACGGCAACAACGCCTCGAAGAACGACAACAGCGCCTCGAGGAAAAGTTGGACCATTTCATCATCGAAACGCGCAGCCATTTCAAAAAAATCGAGGACGAGCTGGCTGAGCATCGGCGTATGTTCGAGATACTGTCACATGATTGGCGTAACGCGAACATTGCGATTGAATATTTAAATCATAAGATCGGCCAGCACGATCTGGAAATGTATCAACTCAAAAAGCGGCTCGAACTCCAAGAAACAAAATAAAAGCGCATGCCCGATGACCAAAATAAAAGCGCATGCCCGATGACCGGCGCATACGCTCTAACTGCTTAGCTTACCCACGCTTGCGAATGCGGAAATTGTCTTCCAACAGCACCCAGTTTTCCGGATACGGATACCCGAGCACCCAGTAGCTGATTCCGCGCAATCCGTATTCTTTCACCAAGTCAAATTTCGCCAACGCGCTGCGGGCGTCCTCAAACCACACTTCATGTTGTCGCCCTTGTTCATCTGTATAGCGGTAAAACGGCGAAGCCGCCGCCGCATCGTATTGGATGGACGCCCCGTAGCGAATGGCGCGCTCTAGCGCCTCTTTCGGACTGAACGTTTCCGCCTTTTACCACTATATTTTGGCTTTTGCCTTTTATGTAAAAAAAAACGCCGGTTCCTCTACGGAAACCAGCGTTTCATCCATTCAAACCCATCCGTATCGCCATTACAGGCCGCACTTCAGCTGGGCGCCGCAGTTCGTGCACGTGTTGCAGCCGCCGATCTCTTCAACCGTTCCTTCGCGGCAAATCGGGCAAATGTTGCCGATTTCGGAGCCGATCGTCACATCGGTGGCGCGCACATCTTGAATCGTATCGACAAGCACGACGGCGCGTTTCGTTTCTTTTTCCTCTTGTTCTTCTGGAAGCAGTTCTAGCTGTTCTTCGATCCGGTTTTCTTCCGCTTTCAACGTCAACACTTGCGCATCGCGGCTGCCGTCGACGTAGACGGTGCCGCCTTTCGCGCCGCCGCGCCATAAACGCTCGTACACTTTTTGCACTTGCTCGACGGTGTAGCCTCTCGGCGCGTTGACCGTTTTCGACAAGCTCGAGTCGACCCAGCGCTGAATGATGCATTGCACATCGGCGTGCGCTTCCGGCGGCAAGTCCATCGCCGTCACAAACCAAGGCGGCAAATGGTTCGGGTCGGCTTCCGGATGTTTGTCCAAATATTCTTGCACGATGTCTGCTTTCACTTCGATAAATTTGCCCAAGCGCCCGCTCCGGTAGTACGAGAACGAGAAGTACGGCTCCAGCCCGGTTGACACGCCGACCATCGTCCCCGTCGATCCCGTCGGCGCCACCGTCAGCAAGTGTGAGTTGCGGATGCCGTATTTCAAAATATCTTGGCGAATGTCATCCGGCATCCGTTTCATGTAACCGGTGTTGATGAACGCTTCGCGCAGCTTTTGCGTTTCTTCTTCCGTTTCGCCGACCAAAAACGGGAAGCTGCCTTTTTCTTTCGCCAGCTCGATCGAGGCCCGGTAAGCGGTCGTGGCGATCGTGCGGAACAGTTCGTCCACAAGTTGATTTCCTTCCTCGGAGCCGTACGCTTTTTCGCAGTAAATGAGCAAGTCGGCAAGCCCCATGACGCCAAGGCCGATGCGGCGCTCGCCGAGCGCCTGTTTTTTGTTTTCCTCAAGGAAGTATGGCGTAGCATCAATGACGTTGTCTTGCATCCGCACCCCGATTTCAACCGTACGCTTCAGTTTTTCATAGTCCACGACTTTCCGCTCTTTGTCCACCATGTTCGCCAAGTTAATGGCGGCCAAGTTGCAGACCGAATATGGCGCAAGGGGCTGTTCCCCGCACGGGTTGGTCGCCACGACTTTTTGTCCGTACGCGCGAGCGTTCGTCATTTCATTGGCATTGTCGATGAAGAAAATGCCCGGCTCGGCTGAATACGTCGCACAAATGTTGATCAGCTTCCAAAGCTCGCGGGCGCGGATTTTCCGGTAGACGCGGACGCGGTAGCCCATTTGTTCCCATTCGCGCACATCGCCGACTTCATGCCATTTTTCATTGTAAATGCGCATTTCTTCTTCAGAATACGTTTCTACGTCCGGGAAGCGCAGCGCGTATTCTTCGTCCTTTTCGACCGCTTCCATGAATTCTTTCGTCAAGCAGACGGAAATGTTCGCACCGGTCAAAAAGTCCGGGTTGTGCACCGTGTATGTACCGCCGGTGCGCAGTTTTTCTTCAGCGTCTTTGATAATTTCCTCTGTGAAGCCGCCGTAGTCAGGCGCGTTTTTGTACCGGACGATCGCTTCGTACATCGCCCGCTCCCGCTCGGTGAGCGGCGTGAATTTCAGTTTGTCGCGCGCTGCTTTTTTGATGCCCTCGTCTTCCATATTTTCAAGCAGGTAGCGCAAAATGCGCGGGTTTTGCATTTTCGAGACGATGAATTCGATAATGTCCGGGTGCCAGTCGGCCAGCATAATCATTTGGGCGCCGCGGCGGGAGCCACCTTGCTCAACAAGGTGGGTCAGCTTCGCAATGTCGTCAAGCCATGAGACCGACCCGGACGATTTGCCGTTCACCCCGCGCGCAAGCGTATGGCGCGGCCGCAATGTCGAGCCGTTCGTCCCAACGCCGCCGCCGCGGCTCATAATTTCCATCACCTGCTTCCGATGTTCGGAAATGCCTTCGCGCGAATCTTTCACAAACGGCATCACATAGCAGTTGAAATACGTCACTTCCTTGCCTGAACCCGCCCCATACAACACGCGGCCGGCCGGAACAAAATTCAAGCTGGCGAGCTCTTGATAAAACTTTTCGAACCACTCTTTCCGCTTTTCTTCGGTCTTTTCCACCGCCGCCAGCCCGGTCGCATTGCGCTTGGCGATTTGCTCATAGAAAATCTCGAGCGGCTTGTCGATAATGTCGAGCGATCGAAGGACAATGCCGGTTTCCGCCTCCTCGCCTTCGAGCACGTGCCGGTATTCGTCTTCAATCAACACGCGCGCTTTTTTCGCCTCCCAGTCAATATCGACGATAAAACCGAGACCGCGGGCTGGGAATTTCGGGTCCTCCTTGATCGTCAACACAACGAAATCGCCCGGTGTGAGCGTCAGCTTTTCCGTATCCTTAAACGAATAACGGTCCAACATGACCAAACGGGATACGCCTTTATGGGTGATGTGCATATCCGGCGTAATCGGATGCACTTGCGGAAATAGGCGGATATCCTCGTTCAGCTTGTCAATATTGATTTTCATTTTTTCGGACGACGCCACCGTCATTCTCCTATCTCTCCTCTTTTATATAATTATATAATCTCTCATGTTTTTGCCAATGTTGCCCTGTCTTCTCTACCTTACCATATCAAACAGAAAAAAACAATATATAGTATGATTTTTTACGAAAATCATACTATATATTGTGATTTAGAACAGATCATTTCGTTTTTGTCAAGCAAAAAAAGACAAAAAACGGCGAAAAACGGACCAGCCATGCCGTTTTTGCCAAAACAGGAGCGATGTTCCATATTGCCGCCTAACGCTTAAAGTTCCATTCATCGCTTTCGTATTTCGTCCGCGCCAGCTCTTCGACGTACGCCAACTCTTCGGCGGTGAGCGTGTACGGTTCCAATACGATGTTCAATCCTTTTTCAAATCCTTTGTAAAACGCCTCTTTCGCTTCCTCGATCGTCACCGTGCGGCTCGTCAACTCATTGATCGCGACGGCTTTCTTTTTAAAATCGCGCTGCAGACGCTCTTTCACCCGCTCGTTTGGATATTTAAACAAGCTGAACAGCAAGTCTTCGTCCAAATCGAGCAAAATCGAACCATGCTGCAAAATGACGCCTTTTTGCCGCGTTTGCGCGCTGCCGGCGATTTTCCGCCCCTCAACGACAAGTTCGTACCACGACGGTGCGTCAAAGCAAACAGCCGAGCGCGGGCTGCGCAAATCCGCTTTTTCTTCTTCTGTTTTCGGCACGGCGAAATACGCGTCAAGCCCAAGGAAGCGAAATCCTTCCAAAATGCCCTGGGAGATGACGCGATACGCTTCCGTCACCGTCTGCGGCATCGCGGGATGCGATTCGGAGACGATGACGCTGTATGTCAACTCTTTGTCATGAAGAACGCCGCGCCCGCCAGTCGGGCGGCGGACAAAGCCGAGGCCGTTCCGTTTCACCGCGTCTAAATCAATTTCTTTCTCCACTTTTTGAAAATAGCCGATCGACAACGTCGGCGGATTCCAGCCGTAAAAGCGGACCGTCGGCGGAATTTTTCCTTCGCTGTGCCACTCTAAGAGCGCCTCATCAAGCGCCATATTAAACGACGGCGAGCCCTCGCCGGAGTCAATAAAGCGCCATACTTCCTTTTTAGCCATCGTTCCACCTTCTTTTCAGAATCACCTTTACTAGTTTAGCAAACAACGCCGGCCAAGGGAAGAAAAATGGCATCGCGAAAACACTTTGCTTCCGAGCGGCAACTCTATATAATAGGAAATAGCGGACAAAGCGAAAGGAGGCATGACGGGTGGAAGCATTGCTCATTATTCTCGGGGCGGTCATCGTGTATTCCGTCATTACGTACTTCTGGCAGAAGAGAATTGTCAAAGCATTGACAGAGGAAGAGTTCCGCGCCGGCTACCGGAAGGCGCAATTGATCGATGTCCGTGAACCGGATGAGTTTGCGGCTGGACATATTTTAGGGGCGCGCAACATCCCGCTGACCCAACTGCGCATGCGCATGAAAGAATTGCGCAAAGACCAGCCGATTTATTTATATTGCCAAAACGGGCTGCGCAGCGGGCGGGCCGCACAAATGCTTTACCGGAAAGGGTATCGCGATTTGTACCATTTAAAAGGCGGATTTAAAACGTGGACCGGGAAAGTGAAGAAAAAAGCGTAGCGATCAGCAAAAAGAGGCGCGCTGCCGGACTATATAGATGCAACGAAGAAGTTTAACATATCCTTGACGGAAAAGCGGTTTGTCCATTTTCGACTGTCGAAGGCAAGCCATAGGCTTGCCCCGTCACGCCAAGGCGTGACGGAAGACCGAACAACCACCTGCTTCACAGACCCATATATGGGTCTGTGAAGCGGCGTTGTTCGGTCGCCTGACAGTCGATAAAAGCTGCAAATGGTAAATCTTCAAATTGCATCTATATAGGCAGGCGCCTTTGCTGTTGCGGCCGT
This genomic window contains:
- a CDS encoding Conserved membrane protein YqhR, with translation MMAEQKGKLEQEKTERPMTLMQKTVITGFVGGVFWSLMGYLAYFFNFSEISPNMILILWVAGDWKYGKAGNYAAIVLIGIISIAAALLYYALLRNIRGMWAGMLYGAALWVVVFYLLNPLFPNVKPVADLETNTVITTLCLYILYGVFVGYSVSFEAQEMNRPSPSAEPQAAKEGS
- a CDS encoding Predicted metal-dependent enzyme; this translates as MKQEKPLYGGQAVVEGVMFAGKTHSVTAIRRTDGTIEYFSALRRANPTLAAFKKIPFVRGIVAIIEASATGAKHLQFASERYDVAPGEEQTEAESSSNLTLILGAAAIGVLSFLFAKTVFTLIPALLAAAFKPLIPGKTGQILLEGAFKLALLLGYIYFISLTPLVKRVFQYHGAEHKVINAYEAGWPLTVEHVQRASRLHYRCGSSFILFTVIVGLFLYLFVPTDPLWLRIVNRLALIPVVLGVSFEVLQFTNKWRDIPLLRWLGYPGLWLQRLTTKEPDDDQVEVAIASFQQLLRLEAEAEAKKAVQ
- a CDS encoding Patatin, translating into MNIDLVFSGGGVKGFALLGAYEAIEEKGLRWKRLAGTSAGALLAALLAAGYTAREMTQLFEELRLEQFLDERASWVPFSVWKWVRLYWHLGVYKGNVFEQWIESALAARGVRTFRDVPADSLYIVASDVTNGRIVVLPDDLAIYGIDPGSFSIAKAVRMSTSIPYFFEPVRLHGRDGTSLIVDGGVLSNFPLFLFDEEKETKKRPVLGVQLSAKPGQRPKRRIANALDLYEALFAAMKEAHDARYISRRHEKNIIFLPVENVLATEFSIDLEARRRLIDYGRERARQFLRRWAF
- the mntR gene encoding Manganese transport regulator, whose translation is MPTPSMEDYIEQIYMLIEEKGYARVSDIAEALSVHPSSVTKMVQKLDKDEYLVYEKYRGLVLTPKGKKIGQRLVYRHELLEQFLRLIGVNEENIYRDVEGIEHHLSWNAIDRIGDLVQYFQEDERRLEALRDVQKRNEQGE
- a CDS encoding chromosome segregation protein SMC, translated to MSHELVELLRSVLKEELQPIHERLDRLEAGQQRLEERQQRLEERQHRLEERQQRLEERQQRLEERQQRLEEKLDHFIIETRSHFKKIEDELAEHRRMFEILSHDWRNANIAIEYLNHKIGQHDLEMYQLKKRLELQETK
- a CDS encoding Predicted glycosyl hydrolase, whose amino-acid sequence is MWFEDARSALAKFDLVKEYGLRGISYWVLGYPYPENWVLLEDNFRIRKRG
- the nrdA gene encoding Ribonucleoside-diphosphate reductase 1 subunit alpha, with amino-acid sequence MTVASSEKMKINIDKLNEDIRLFPQVHPITPDMHITHKGVSRLVMLDRYSFKDTEKLTLTPGDFVVLTIKEDPKFPARGLGFIVDIDWEAKKARVLIEDEYRHVLEGEEAETGIVLRSLDIIDKPLEIFYEQIAKRNATGLAAVEKTEEKRKEWFEKFYQELASLNFVPAGRVLYGAGSGKEVTYFNCYVMPFVKDSREGISEHRKQVMEIMSRGGGVGTNGSTLRPRHTLARGVNGKSSGSVSWLDDIAKLTHLVEQGGSRRGAQMIMLADWHPDIIEFIVSKMQNPRILRYLLENMEDEGIKKAARDKLKFTPLTERERAMYEAIVRYKNAPDYGGFTEEIIKDAEEKLRTGGTYTVHNPDFLTGANISVCLTKEFMEAVEKDEEYALRFPDVETYSEEEMRIYNEKWHEVGDVREWEQMGYRVRVYRKIRARELWKLINICATYSAEPGIFFIDNANEMTNARAYGQKVVATNPCGEQPLAPYSVCNLAAINLANMVDKERKVVDYEKLKRTVEIGVRMQDNVIDATPYFLEENKKQALGERRIGLGVMGLADLLIYCEKAYGSEEGNQLVDELFRTIATTAYRASIELAKEKGSFPFLVGETEEETQKLREAFINTGYMKRMPDDIRQDILKYGIRNSHLLTVAPTGSTGTMVGVSTGLEPYFSFSYYRSGRLGKFIEVKADIVQEYLDKHPEADPNHLPPWFVTAMDLPPEAHADVQCIIQRWVDSSLSKTVNAPRGYTVEQVQKVYERLWRGGAKGGTVYVDGSRDAQVLTLKAEENRIEEQLELLPEEQEEKETKRAVVLVDTIQDVRATDVTIGSEIGNICPICREGTVEEIGGCNTCTNCGAQLKCGL
- the lipM gene encoding Octanoyltransferase LipM, coding for MAKKEVWRFIDSGEGSPSFNMALDEALLEWHSEGKIPPTVRFYGWNPPTLSIGYFQKVEKEIDLDAVKRNGLGFVRRPTGGRGVLHDKELTYSVIVSESHPAMPQTVTEAYRVISQGILEGFRFLGLDAYFAVPKTEEEKADLRSPRSAVCFDAPSWYELVVEGRKIAGSAQTRQKGVILQHGSILLDLDEDLLFSLFKYPNERVKERLQRDFKKKAVAINELTSRTVTIEEAKEAFYKGFEKGLNIVLEPYTLTAEELAYVEELARTKYESDEWNFKR
- the glpE_1 gene encoding Thiosulfate sulfurtransferase glpE, which gives rise to MEALLIILGAVIVYSVITYFWQKRIVKALTEEEFRAGYRKAQLIDVREPDEFAAGHILGARNIPLTQLRMRMKELRKDQPIYLYCQNGLRSGRAAQMLYRKGYRDLYHLKGGFKTWTGKVKKKA